The following proteins are co-located in the Triticum aestivum cultivar Chinese Spring chromosome 1A, IWGSC CS RefSeq v2.1, whole genome shotgun sequence genome:
- the LOC543381 gene encoding ATP synthase subunit beta, mitochondrial, producing the protein MATRRALSSLLRSASRARAASPSPLPRAAPLHRPSPAGYLFNRAANYASAAAAAEAPAEKLPPTSDKYVGAKITDEFTGAGSIGQVCQVIGAVVDVRFDEGLPPILTALEVLDNSIRLVLEVAQHLGENVVRTIAMDGTEGLVRGQKVLNTGSPITVPVGRATLGRIINVIGEPIDHKGDIKTHDFLPIHREAPAFVEQATEQQILVTGIKVVDLLAPYQRGGKIGLFGGAGVGKTVLIMELINNVAKAHGGFSVFAGVGERTREGNDLYREMIESGVIKLDEKQAESKCALVYGQMNEPPGARARVGLTGLTVAEHFRDAEGQDVLLFIDNIFRFTQANSEVSALLGRIPSAVGYQPTLATDLGGLQERITTTKKGSITSVQAIYVPADDLTDPAPATTFAHLDATTVLSRQISELGIYPAVDPLDSTSRMLSPHVLGVDHYNTARGVQKVLQNYKNLQDIIAILGMDELSEDDKMTVARARKIQKFLSQPFHVAEVFTGAPGKYVDLKEGVQSFQGVLDGKYDDISEHAFYMVGGIDEVIAKAEKIASENA; encoded by the exons ATGGCGACGCGCCGGGCCCTCTCCTCGCTCCTCCGGTCGGCCTCCCGCGCGCGCGCGGCCTCCCCGTCGCCGCTCCCCCGCGCGGCCCCGCTCCACCGCCCGTCCCCGGCCGGCTACCTCTTCAACCGCGCCGCCAActacgcctccgccgccgccgccgccgaggcccccGCCGAGAAGCTGCCCCCCACCTCCGACAAGTACGTCGGTGCCAAGATCACCGACGAGTTCACCGGCGCCGGCTCCATCGGCCAGGTCTGCCAGGTCATCGGCGCCGTCGTCGACGTGCGCTTCGACGAGGGCCTCCCGCCCATCCTCACCGCGCTCGAGGTGCTCGACAACAGCATCCGCCTCGTGCTCGAGGTGGCGCAGCATCTCGGCGAGAACGTCGTGCGCACCATCGCCATGGACGGGACCGAGGGGCTCGTGCGCGGCCAGAAAGTCCTCAACACCGGATCCCCCATCACT GTGCCTGTTGGGAGGGCCACCCTTGGACGTATCATTAACGTTATTGGTGAGCCAATTGACCACAAGGGTGACATAA AGACACACGACTTCCTTCCTATTCATCGTGAGGCCCCTGCTTTTGTTGAGCAAGCCACAGAGCAGCAAATTCTTGTTACTGGAATTAAG GTCGTGGATTTGCTTGCACCTTACCAAAGGGGTGGCAAAATTGGTCTCTTCGGTGGTGCAGGAGTGGGTAAAACTGTTCTTATTATGGAGTTGATCAACAATGTTGCCAAGGCCCATG GTGGTTTCTCTGTTTTCGCTGGTGTCGGAGAACGTACCCGTGAAGGTAATGACTTGTACAGGGAAATGATTGAAAGTGGTGTCATTAAGCTTGATGAGAAGCAG GCTGAGAGCAAGTGTGCTCTTGTCTACGGGCAAATGAACGAGCCCCCGGGTGCTCGTGCTCGTGTTGGTCTGACTGGTTTGACTGTTGCTGAACATTTCCGTGACGCTGAAGGACAAGATGTGCTCTTGTTTATTGACAACATTTTCCGTTTCACCCAG GCAAACTCTGAGGTGTCTGCTCTCCTTGGACGTATTCCATCTGCTGTGGGATACCAACCAACTCTTGCCACCGATCTTGGAGGACTGCAAGAGCGGATTACGACGACAAAGAAGGGTTCTATTACATCTGTCCAGGCTATTTATGTGCCTGCTGATGATTTGACGGATCCTGCTCCTGCTACCACCTTTGCCCATCTTGACGCTACTACTGTGTTGTCACGACAG ATTTCTGAGCTGGGCATTTACCCTGCTGTCGATCCTTTGGACTCGACATCAAGAATGCTTTCTCCCCACGTTCTGGGTGTGGATCACTACAACACTGCCCGTGGTGTCCAGAAGGTTCTTCAGAACTATAAGAATCTTCAGGATATCATTGCCATTTTGGGTATGGATGAGCTCAGTGAAGATGATAAGATGACGGTTGCTCGTGCAAGGAAGATCCAGAAGTTCCTGAGCCAGCCTTTCCACGTTGCCGAAGTTTTCACTGGTGCTCCAGGGAAGTATGTGGATCTTAAGGAGGGTGTTCAAAGTTTCCAG GGTGTTTTGGACGGCAAGTACGACGACATCTCCGAGCACGCGTTCTACATGGTTGGAGGCATCGACGAAGTCATCGCCAAGGCAGAGAAGATCGCCAGCGAGAACGCTTGA
- the LOC123066856 gene encoding 65-kDa microtubule-associated protein 3, translated as MSGGQLLQMETACGALMRELQVIWDEIGEQGAARDTMLLELQQECLDAYRRKVDQASRCRAQLRQAIADAQAELAAVCSAMAEPPVLVRQKGCGLREELNAIVPYLEEMKKRKVERWNQILDVIGKIKKISSEIRPADFVPFKAPVDQSDLSCRRLEELRMELQSLEKEKSERLKQVMDYLNTLHSLCKVLAVDFKQTISDVHPSLDEDGVPMNISNTTIERLALAIQRLRETKIERMQKLQDLSSTMLELWNLMDTPIEEQQSFQNITCNIAASEPEITEANALSIDVMNFVEAEVLRLEQLKVSKMKDLVLKKQTELEEHRRRAHLVGDEHYETQFNIEAIEAGAIDTSLLLEQIEAYIATVKEDAFSRKDILERVERWLNACEEEAWLEDYSKDDNRYNAGRGAHIMLKRAEKARVLVNKIPGIVDVLTNKVIAWEKERGTEFTYDGVSLLSMLDDYRIVREEKEQEKKRQRDQKKLEDQFKAEQEMLYGSKPSPSSRSNSGKKLTRNPSAGTNRRLSVGGGPVRTPKSVTPQSRSVRSAKKTEDSGTLSPGSRGKGTASPPIKKLSFKASTLGETETPRKPFTQIAPGNSNPATPVRSASNGTEGENRTPKILAAPTPKTPMMVTSPMQMTTTPALTAAPVCVSNDKPELCLLESTEYSFEERRLAYLAAHAA; from the exons ATGAGCGGCGGCCAGCTCCTTCAGATGGAGACGGCGTGCGGCGCCCTCATGCGGGAGCTCCAG gTCATCTGGGACGAGATCGGGGAGCAGGGCGCCGCCAGGGACACGATGCTGCTCGAGCTCCAGCAGGAGTGCCTCGACGCCTACCGGAGGAAGGTGGACCAGGCCAGCCGCTGCCGGGCCCAGCTGCGCCAGGCTATCGCCGACGCCcaggccgagctcgccgccgtctgCTCCGCCATGGCCGAGCCGCCCGTCCTCGTCAGGCAG AAAGGATGTGGCTTACGGGAGGAGCTAAATGCAATCGTCCCATATCTGGAAGAGATGAAGAAGAGAAAGGTCGAAAGATGGAATCAGATTCTTGATGTTATAGGCAAGATAAAGAAGATATCATCTGAGATCAGACCTGCAGATTTTGTCCCTTTTAAAGCACCTGTGGATCAATCTGATCTATCCTGCAGAAGGCTAGAAGAGTTAAGAATGGAGCTGCAGTCCCTAGAGAAAGAGAAG AGTGAGCGGCTGAAGCAAGTAATGGATTACTTGAATACTTTGCATTCCTTATGTAAAGTACTTGCCGTTGACTTCAAACAAACAATATCTGATGTACACCCCAGTCTCGATGAGGATGGTGTACCAATGAACATAAGCAACACCACAATTGAGAGGTTGGCGTTGGCAATACAGAGACTACGGGAAACAAAAATTGAAAGGATGCAGAAG CTTCAAGACCTCTCGTCTACGATGCTCGAACTATGGAATCTTATGGATACGCCGATAGAAGAGCAACAGTCATTCCAGAATATAACATGCAATATTGCTGCATCAGAACCTGAAATAACAGAGGCCAATGCCCTTTCCATTGACGTCATGAACTTT GTAGAAGCTGAGGTACTGAGGCTTGAGCAACTGAAAGTCAGTAAAATGAAGGACTTAGTTCTTAAGAAGCAAACAGAATTAGAAGAGCATCGTCGACGGGCACATTTAGTTGGGGATGAACATTATGAAACTCAGTTCAATATCGAGGCCATTGAAGCAG GTGCTATTGATACCTCACTTCTTCTAGAACAAATCGAAGCATACATCGCAACAGTTAAAGAAGATGCTTTTAGCAGGAAGGATATACTCGAGCGAGTTGAAAGGTGGCTAAATGCATGTGAGGAGGAAGCTTGGTTAGAGGATTACAGCAAA GACGATAACCGATATAATGCTGGGAGGGGTGCACATATTATGCTTAAGAGAGCTGAAAAAGCCCGTGTTTTGGTTAACAAGATACCAG GAATTGTAGACGTTCTTACAAATAAAGTAATAGCCTGGGAGAAAGAAAGGGGCACTGAGTTTACTTATGATGGT GTTAGTCTTTTGTCGATGCTTGATGATTATAGGATAGTTCGTGAAGAAAAGGAGCAGGAAAAGAAGAGGCAAAGG GATCAGAAGAAGCTTGAGGATCAATTCAAAGCTGAGCAGGAGATGCTGTACGGATCAAAGCCGAGCCCTTCATCAAGGTCGAACAGCGGGAAGAAGCTTACCAGAAACCCCTCGGCTGGTACAAACCGGAGGCTGTCTGTTGGCGGTGGGCCAGTGCGAACTCCAAAATCAGTGACACCTCAGTCAAGATCCGTCCGTTCAGCCAAGAAGACAGAAGATAGTGGCACTCTGTCCCCTG GTAGTAGAGGCAAAGGCACTGCCAGTCCTCCGATCAAGAAGTTATCATTCAAGGCAAGTACTCTTGGTGAGACTGAAACCCCTCGTAAACCCTTCACGCAGATCGCACCCGGAAATAGCAACCCAGCGACGCCCGTGCGGTCTGCCTCCAATGGTACCGAAGGCGAGAACCGAACTCCCAAGATACTCGCAGCACCAACTCCCAAGACGCCGATGATGGTGACCTCTCCCATGCAAATGACCACAACGCCTGCTCTGACTGCTGCACCTGTCTGCGTCTCCAATGACAAGCCAGAGCTGTGTTTGCTAGAGAGCACCGAGTACTCCTTTGAAGAGAGGCGCCTTGCCTATCTCGCTGCGCACGCCGCTTGA